In Melanotaenia boesemani isolate fMelBoe1 chromosome 7, fMelBoe1.pri, whole genome shotgun sequence, a single window of DNA contains:
- the LOC121643502 gene encoding complexin-2-like — MNFVMKQALGGATKDMGKMLGGEEEKDPDAQKKEEERQEALRQQEEERKAKYAKMEAERENIRQGIRDKYGIKKKEEKEAEAAAAMEQASEGSLTRPKKAVPTGCGDEEEEESIVDTVMKFIPTPLMDMFNKK; from the exons GGGCCACCAAAGACATGGGCAAGATGCttggtggagaggaggagaaggatcCTGATGCTcagaaaaaagaggaggagaggcaAGAAGCTCTGAGGCAacaagaagaggagaggaaggccAAATATGCAAAGATGGAAGCGGAAAGAGAAAACATCCGACAGGGCATAAGGGATAAG TATGGCATcaagaagaaggaggaaaagGAAGCTGAGGCAGCAGCTGCTATGGAGCAGGCCTCAGAGGGCAGCCTTACCCGCCCGAAAAAGGCTGTTCCCACCGGCTGTGGTgacgaggaggaagaagagagcaTCGTGGATACGGTCATGAAATTTATCCCGACACCTCTCATGGATATGTTCAATAAAAAGTAA